A segment of the Anopheles cruzii chromosome 2, idAnoCruzAS_RS32_06, whole genome shotgun sequence genome:
CTCCCCGGTTTCCCCTTAATGCAATCCTTGGCGGGTGAAACGGTCCCCCGTCCGCCCCTATTCCTTGCCATTGGCGAAGAACGTTGGCGTCAGGTAAATGGGAATTTCCTTGCCCCGTCGCCAGCGTCACCATCGCTCCAGGTTATAACTCTTTCCGTCCGACCCCAACACGGTGGCAGACCGTGGTTCTCGCGAAtggttttgggtggaaaaagaaataacTCAACGGAGCAACTAcgccataaattaatttcaattaaatccgTTCCCCGAACTGTGAAACGGTGTCCCTTCAGCATTTACTAACCTTTTCGCCCCGCTCCTTGTCGACGGCACGCTGCGGAGGATTGCATTCGCACTTATTACCAGCCAGGACCTTCACCACGTCCGGGGCTGCGTTCTGCACGGACACGAATGGGCAATATTTAAGTAAATCAGGTATCTAAGTGAGCATCAACAGTCGACGACTTACCTCCTGTATGTTTCGCAGCCAGTACGACAGGTTGTTGAACGAATCCAAACTCGTCACGTCGTACATCAGTAGGATTCCCATGGCCCCGCGATAGTAGGCAGTCGTCAGCGTACGGAACCGCTCCTGGCCAGCCGTGTCCCAGATCTGCAGCTTGATTGGCACACCGTCCAGGTTGATAAGTTTCTGCTTGAAATCGATGCCTGTGTtgcaaagaagaaaaatcggTCCCAGCGTATCGAGAGACGCTTTTTAAAATTGGTTTTCATCGGCGCAAACGAAGGTAAAATTGACCAGACTCTGTACGAACACAACGATTGTCCCTCGTTCAAACACGACACGCTGACAAACGCTATCCATAAACCATGAGGCCCTCTCGGTTTGCAGGTCCCGGGACCGTGTAGCTCGGATTATTTCTTTGTCCAGCAGCTTTCCCTTGTTGTTTGCCGACCGGTCACCCGCCGCAAGGCTCAACCTGGCGAACCTAGACGTTTGGCAAACATGAATGTTCCTACAAAAATTGCAACCATATGGCTCAAATCATTGGCCGAGTCAAAAACGGTCTACGAGCAACCCAGAGCGGCCACTGGGGTACAAGCGAAAACCACTTTTCGCTAATGGTCTTGTTTCgaatgctgatgatgaagtGCCTCCGTCGTACCCGATGGCGGTCTGAGGTTGCTCATTTCTCCCTTctttccggtgttccggtgtttCTCGTCGTTCTTTCCGCGGACCAAAGCCTCGGAGGTAAAATGCACTAAAATACAACACACTGGACCGTAAATCGTCGATCGTAAAAAGTGTCTCGACGCTTTGCTGGCCGAAGGCGGGCGGAGAGTAGATGAACAACATTTTCTCAAAGTCTTGGACTTTGTTTTCTTGCGCCCTCTCCGTCTCGTAACATCAGAATGCCATAAAACGTGGGGTGCCGGCCGTGACTACCAATTCCATCCGCATCCTGGTTCTAGGCTAACGGTTTACAGCTTTGGGCAGGGCCGCAATATCACGTAGCACTAGCAGGATTTCAGAAGACTCGTGGCTAGGGTATCTACTTAACGTTTCTACCAGGTTCGACATTTCATTGAATCAACCGTAGTTTATGTTGACCATtggtggaaaaaataaaattcgtTATGTAATGAATGCTtcgaacaaaataaaatacgTGAAAAGAAAGGCATGCTGTGTTAGAGATACTTTTTAAAGTATTATATATTTTCAATCCTTTCTCTTAAGGTGCAGAACATGCCATCGCGTAGGTTTCACAGGATTTGCAAGCCCAAATGACTCTACCAATATATTCATGCAACAGTTGATGAGAATGCAAATGCATCCCACCAGAACCTTACGATGATGCCTTACGAGGCATTACTAACGGTGGCGGATTCGAGGCGGCTTCATCGCATATGCAAACTGCACTCGGCACCAGGCCTGGCCCCCCAATTATCTGCACGAATGCCAGAGCACGATGGCACGATGAATCATCGCGTCCTTCATCGGCGGCAACATCTGTCCTCGCAATCGATTTTTGTGTGATTGACGGAATACAGGAGTGTAAGGGGGCGGCCACCAGTGGAATTACGGAAATCTCCATGTTTCCGGCCGCAAAGACAGCGGACCTTTCGTCTTTTTCCAGTCTTCGTTACTTACCTATCGTTGAAATGTAAGTATCGAAGTAACGCTCGTCGCAGTATCTATGAACGATACAAGTCTTGCCGACGTTCGAATCTCCCAGCACAAGCACCTTGTAAGTGGCCGCAAAGTCTAGTGCCATATTTCGCGCGTCTCCTTTCGTGGCGGATGAATCAGCGGACGGCACGGAACGGGCGCGGGGTTTATGTTGTGACGCCTCTCGCTCGCCTTTTCTTTGTCCTTTGGACCGCACGTACACGACGACGCAGAGAGAAGTCTTTGTTTTCCCTGTGGTCCTTCTGCGGCAGTGTCTTGGTTTTTACGAGCGAACCTGGGAAAAAGTCCTTGGCCGGACTCTGGGCGATGTACACTTTGACATCAATTTGCGAATCACAGCGCACCTGTACCGCAATCAAGCGATCGCTATTCGGTGAGGCAAGCACACACGAACTAGCATTTCCGAGCGGCTCGACCGCCCCGATCCCGagatggctgctgctggagagaATTTGCCAGGCCATACACTTGGCCAAATTTTGTAGACAAACGATTTGATGTTGACTGATCTGACAGAGGATCAAATCACGGAGTTCCTGTGGTTCGTAGGACATGTGCATTATGCGGCCATCGCGACAAATGCATTTTAACGATCGTTCCTTCACATGAATCACTAGCGAGGTCCGTAGATTTGCATCATACCCATGCGAAGTGATGTTGATTTTCACACACGACATTGTCGGGCTGTTCATCGCGTTCCAGTGTGACGTGATGAGCGGATCTTTCACGTCACGGGCAAGCGTATCCAGTACGTACTGCGTGCGGCGACGCGTAAAAATGTGCTGCGCTTGTGCGATAATCTGCTCGAGTAATGTTTGTGATTTGGTCATTTCAAGCAGCTCGTGCCGATCGAACGCCGACGGTCCAGCGAGCATGCGTTTCTTGCTCGGTCCCAGCGGACCACTGGCCGGGTGCGGGAACGGATGGTGGGTATTTTTGTGGTGAAACTCACGCAACAGCTGATGCAGACTGTGCTCGAGAACGTGATCGTGATCCTTGATCGGTTCCGAGCTGTTGTTTGAATCGGAAGACGTTGAGTGACACAAGCTGATGATGAGTTGGATGCCAGGCAGCAGCGTAGCTCGTATTTGATTGCCCACAACGACGTGTGGAATCGGGGCCTGCAGCTGAACGGCTTCTCGGGCCAGTTGATTGAACAGTTCTTTGCAAAAGAGCACATTTTGGGCGTACTCCAGGGTCTGCTGCCAGGCACCGGCTTGCGGTACAAGCTGTGTTGAGCCCATCATGTTCAGTGTGGCCGTGCAGAGATCCTCCTGATCTTTCTGCGTGATCACCTTGATAAACGCAACGCCCTGAAGCTCGGTCGGAACGTTGACACGTAGTGCCGAATTGATCTTTGGGCATAACGCCGTTGCCCCGCCGCCAGCTCCGGAGGGACTGGCGGGCGGTGATCCAGATTCTTCGTCTTCTGCCTTCGTCACTTCAAACATTCCTGGATGCATAAACTTTGAGCCCGCGGTCCGGTAGCTAAGATCGCCAATAATCGTGTTGGAAACCTTCTTCAGCCGCCAATTGCGTCGTAAGCGCAGCAACTCGATGTGAAAGTCAGTCGAATTGCTTCGATTCACACCCTGATCACTCTGCGCTGCCTTCAGCCGTTCCACTCCACTCTGCAGAATGTTGGCCGCACTGGCTAGGGCTTTTTTGCGTGCGTACACCAGCACCATCGGCTTCACTTCCGGGGGCTCCTGTGCGATCGGATCGAGCACCATGAAGCGCTTCTCTTTCGAGATGCGCACCACATCGGCCAGCACGCACATCTCGGTCATCGCTTCCTTCAGCTTCATGCGCACCGAGTCCCACGGCCACAGGCTGGATTGGAACTGCTCCTTGGGGTCTTTCGATTCCTCCTCCTTCTTCTCGTCTTCCTTTTTGATCGACTGCTGCAGCAGATCGATGTCGCTAGAGGTTTTGCTGAAGTCTATCTTGGCCGCACATTTCGCCAAATGCTCCGAAAGCGTTGGCGGCCTACACCGGAAAAAATGAACAGTGgacatgaaaaacaaaaaccggcaaGCCCGCAAGAGCCTTTTCCCTTACAACTGATATGTCTCGGCGCCATCGTAGCTTATTTCCTGTATTTGATTTTCTATCGGCGCCTCAACACTAATGTTTGCAGAGAGGGACATTATCCTGCGGTTCgaaatttgttttaatcttCACACACGGAAAATAATACTTCAGTAAATAATTATGTTTTTGATGCGTCCATTTGACGATGACGTTTCCCAATGTCCGATGAAAAAGCTATGCATTAGGCGTGgcgaaaaacaagaaaaaaagaaaaaacgtcgactatctcgctctagcgtcatgCTCTGTCCCGTTCGGcacttggtcagtttcggttaagaaaTGTCAGGTTCAAAAGTGGCGTTGGTTGTGTGTTCAGTTTTTtgttcagtgtgtgtgttcatcTGGTGTCCATTTTCAGTGTTTATTCCGCGTCGAGCTGGATTTCGTATTTCGTTAAGCGTCGCGCCGTCGACCGCACTCCCGATCTCGGTATCGCGTTCGCTTTAGTTGTGAAGCTGTGAATCTTAACTTAAAATTCCCGTGTCCATTCCCTTCACCGCTAGCATTGCTcacaaaacccaccgaaacCGTCGcgcaaacgaaaacgacaaGAACGCGAACGAGAATAATCCTGCCCGTTCATCGAAAGGGCTTTCAGGGAAACGCACAGTGCTTATCGATGGTGAATCGACTTCTTCATACGTGACGAGAAACATCGCACACCAAATCCCAGCTAGTAGGCCGCGATCGTGCCTCGCCTCCGATTGTTCTGCTGGTTGACGAAAAGAAGCAAAGAAAGGCACAGTGAAATCGGTCTTCCGTCCAATCCCGGCGCCTGGGCCATCTCGTCTATGTTGTGTTCCGCCTATTATTGTGTACCGTTGGCCCCCccattgtgtgtgtctgaATACGTGCCGtttgacgacgatgatgggtGTTAGAAATCCAAGCAACCCGAATGCCTAACCAGGATCCGCGATATTTTCCTGCGTGTCATCTGCCAAAGTGAAAGTCCCGTGCGCGCCCCAAAACATATCGACCAAAGGGAAGGTGCGTCCGGAGGAGCGGCTCGGAAAGTAAAATTAACCATTCCCCCGCCAACCTAAGTCCTCATGTGCGGCGACATTTGGGTACCACCCGGATTCGTCGACGGTGACTAGAGGAAGGCGGTAGGCtgcgaaaaagaaaggctCTCCTCCGAAGGCGATTGCTTCGATTGGGGCGTGTGACGAACGGAGCGTCAAAATTACGGCCAAACTGAACCTCAGCGTCCTGGCCGCGATGgagcaggacgacgacgacgaagtgcACGACATCCGGGAGCAGCTGTTCCACAACACGGTTCGCGAGCATATCGTAAGTACACACCCGTATATGTGATTGCAGAATTTGTCCTTCAACTCACTCTTTCCGCTCCTCTGAAGCCACCCGGAGGATTGAAGTAGGTCACCGTGTCACCGTGCAATTCGGCTCTAATGTGCCCTCAGCTGCCGATCAGCCTTCTCTTAGTTTCCTGGTTTTGCTCGTTGCATAATAGAGCACCGTTGGAGGCGAATGCCAGAAAACAATCGAAGTCATAAGATGGGTCACGCACTGTGATAACAGCACCGCGATACGCGATTGTCGCGTTTCGAAAGTCTCGCCAACTCGGACCTCAGTTCGAACATGGGAATGTAATTGGTAAATCCGGCAACAGTTTCGGAACCGCAGCGCATACGATTGCCGATTGCTTTGAAAAACACCTGCACGCAAGGCCCCATAGAAAATCGGAGCACAGGACGGGGTCGTAAGGAGCGGCGCCTGTAATCTTCCAATCACCGTTCACCACGTATGCGCTTAGGGTGGCGCGAGCCGTGGCAGGGGCAATTCCGTTTGCATGCCGCGATTGCATTGATacgccttttttcggtttacTTCGATCGGACTCTCGCCTACTTCGCCTGCTCAAGGTGTTTTTTAATGGCGATTTCTCGTCCGATTGTGGGCCGCACCTCGGAAATGGCGTCAGAAGCGAAATCAATCTCAATTTGTCTGCCTAAaattgctttttttgttgccagtttttttttagtatAGCTCTATCTCCAGCGTTTCATAATGCGACGCGAAGCGTCCGCTCTATCGTTCCTAATTATAAGCTCCACCGGCGGGAGATGCGTCTAAATTCCTCAAAATCCGGTTTCTCGCGCTCGGCCGGTCGTagttgttgaatattttttggGAAACTCAAGTGTCCGTTTCAAATCGTACGGTGATTTGATGCGTTGCAGGCTGGCCAAGAATATCGCCCGTATTAGGGGTTTGTATGTtagaaaacatacacacacacgctcgacGGTGCTCGACTTTCTTTTCCGACGGCAAACATCTGCTACCGATGCTCTGTTGTGCGAGAAATGGAATGCGTTTTCGGTGAACCATGCGCCCCCCGGTTGGTGCAGTTCAGaccaaaaagggaaaccaccaccaacacggtGTTGCACCGTGATTTGTTCCAATCTCAGCGCTGCCACTTTTCTTCCAAATATGCAGCACCCGTGTTGCGCATCCATGGAACATATCTCCCTCGTACAAATGGCGTGTATGGGATGCGTAAATCCTggctttgttgtttttctttctctgctTTTATGCATTTCGTGTGCAGCGCAGAAACACGCGCACTAATGAGTTGCCAGCAGCATAGATTACTTCGATGCAAAAGATCGTTGCATCATGTATGCGTCACCGCATACTAGACCGGTACACAACAAGATGTACTTATTTCGGGATTATGTTTAGTACAGTGCGTTGTGCTAAAAATATCCCTTTTGGGAAAGGAGAAACGATCAATCCGAGGCACGCAAGTGAAAGATCAAGGACCGGAAGGCTTCACGGGGGCGCACACTGCCATTGATTTTGCGTTCCACcttgtttctgttttggggGACAAAATTAGCTCGGCAC
Coding sequences within it:
- the LOC128269043 gene encoding ras-related protein Rab-8A, with amino-acid sequence MALDFAATYKVLVLGDSNVGKTCIVHRYCDERYFDTYISTIGIDFKQKLINLDGVPIKLQIWDTAGQERFRTLTTAYYRGAMGILLMYDVTSLDSFNNLSYWLRNIQENAAPDVVKVLAGNKCECNPPQRAVDKERGEKIAENFDMPFFEVSCKQNINIEDAFLTLARKIREQREHRGENFDDGDRQKGLQDMIKNGPGSNGLGPFTLGSGGEGGRCSC
- the LOC128267177 gene encoding mediator of RNA polymerase II transcription subunit 17, which encodes MSLSANISVEAPIENQIQEISYDGAETYQLPPTLSEHLAKCAAKIDFSKTSSDIDLLQQSIKKEDEKKEEESKDPKEQFQSSLWPWDSVRMKLKEAMTEMCVLADVVRISKEKRFMVLDPIAQEPPEVKPMVLVYARKKALASAANILQSGVERLKAAQSDQGVNRSNSTDFHIELLRLRRNWRLKKVSNTIIGDLSYRTAGSKFMHPGMFEVTKAEDEESGSPPASPSGAGGGATALCPKINSALRVNVPTELQGVAFIKVITQKDQEDLCTATLNMMGSTQLVPQAGAWQQTLEYAQNVLFCKELFNQLAREAVQLQAPIPHVVVGNQIRATLLPGIQLIISLCHSTSSDSNNSSEPIKDHDHVLEHSLHQLLREFHHKNTHHPFPHPASGPLGPSKKRMLAGPSAFDRHELLEMTKSQTLLEQIIAQAQHIFTRRRTQYVLDTLARDVKDPLITSHWNAMNSPTMSCVKINITSHGYDANLRTSLVIHVKERSLKCICRDGRIMHMSYEPQELRDLILCQISQHQIVCLQNLAKCMAWQILSSSSHLGIGAVEPLGNASSCVLASPNSDRLIAVQVRCDSQIDVKVYIAQSPAKDFFPGSLVKTKTLPQKDHRENKDFSLRRRVRAVQRTKKRRARGVTT